The DNA segment GCGCAAGGCGGTGCAAAAGCAACGTGCGGTCTACGAAGCCTTTCCACGCTCCAAATGCGCGCTGGCATTCCGAGCCATTGCCCAGAAGGTCGATACCTGGCCGTTGCCGGCCAATCCGCGTGGGCACCTTGAGTTCTTTGTCGAGCGACTTGTTCACCAGACCAGTGCAGCGGGACCGGTTCAATGACAGCCAGCGGTTATCAGATGTACAGCAAGGCATCAAGGAATTCGCAATACGAGTTGATTGAGCGCTATGCGCCACTGGTCAAGCGTATTGCCTACCACCTGCTGGCCCGTCTGCCTGCCAGCGTCCAGGTCGAAGACCTGATCCAGGCGGGCATGATCGGCCTGCTTGAAGTATCGACCAAATACGACTCCACCAAGGGTGCCAGTTTCGAAACCTACGCCGGCATTCGGATCCGTGGCGCGATGCTTGACGAGGTGCGTAAAGGTGACTGGGCGCCGCGTTCAGTGCATCGAAATACCCGGATGGTCAGTGATGCGATTCGCGCTATTGAAGCAAGAACAGGGCGCGACGCTAAAGATCATGAAGTTGCTGCCGAACTCCAGTTAAGTCTTGATGATTATTACGCTATCTTGAACGACACTTTGGGCAGTCGGCTGTTCAGCTTTGACGACCTGCTGCAGGACGGCGAGCATGATGGGCTGCACGAAGATGGCGCCAGCGGTTCGCTGGAGCCGTCGCGCGATCTTGAGGACGAGCGCTTCCAGAAAGCATTGGCCGATGCCATTGCCAATCTTCCGGAGCGTGAGCGTTTGGTGCTGGCGTTGTACTATGACGAGGAGTTGAACCTCAAAGAGATCGGTGAGGTCCTTGGGGTCAGCGAATCTCGGGTCAGCCAGTTACACAGTCAGTGCGCAGCCCGCTTGCGAGGTCGTTTGGGGGAATGGCGGGCGCGCTGACAGATCCATTGGTTTCAGGCCGGCTGTGCAGGGCTTGAGGTGTCGACTACCCGGACAAGGCAGGAGCCTGTCAATCAACTCTACAGGGTTGTTTGCAGGCGATTTGGCCGTGTTCTGGTGTCTGGTGCGTCGAGCGCTGGTTGCACCGGGGGGTTGCTGTACCTGTATTGAGTGAACGGCGGGTCCGGGGAGCGGGCTCGTTAAAGACTGCTTGGAGGTCGAATTGGACAAGAACATGAAAATCCTCATCGTTGATGACTTTTCAACGATGCGGCGGATCATAAAAAATCTGTTGCGTGACCTGGGGTTTACCAATACATCGGAAGCAGATGACGGTCTTACCGCGCTGCCGATGCTGCAAAGCGGTGCCTTTGATTTTCTGGTAACCGACTGGAACATGCCTGGCATGTCGGGTATCGACCTGCTGCGCCAAGTGCGTCAGGACGAGCGCCTGAAGAACATTCCGGTGCTGATGGTGACTGCTGAAGCCAAGCGTGAGCAGATCATTGAAGCGGCCCAGGCCGGTGTGAACGGCTATGTGGTCAAGCCTTTCACCGCCCAGGTATTGCAAGAGAAGATTGAAAAGATCTTCGAGCGCGTCAATAGCTGAGTGCATGCCGCGAGGGCGCTATGGATAACAATGATTCATTGGGTGACTTCGAGTCGACCCTGAAAAAACACGCGCACGAGCTGGTCGCCAGCCTTGAAAAAGGCAAATTCGGCGACGCCGTGCAACTGATCCATGAGCTCAACCAGGCGCGCGACCGCGGCCTGTATCAGGAAGTGGGCAAATTGACGCGTGAGCTGCACAGCGCGATCGTCAATTTCCATATCGATCCGCAGATGCCGCAAGCCGAAGAGGTGTCTCAGATCACTGATGCCGCCGAGCGTTTGTCGTATGTTGTAAGGCTGACCGAGGGTGCGGCCAACCGCACCATGGATCTGGTGGAGCAAAGCACACCGTTGATGAACAGCCTCAGTGACGACGCCAAGGCGCTGAGTGCCGACTGGGGGCGCTTCATGCGCCGCGAAATCGGTGCTGAGGAGTTTCGTGATCTGGCCAAGCGGGTGGACGGTTTCCTGTCGCGTACCGAGAAAGAGAGCCATGCCGTTGCCAGCCATCTCAACGACATTCTGCTGGCCCAGGATTATCAGGACCTTACCGGTCAGGTGATCAAGCGCGTGACGCAACTGGTCACCGAAGTTGAGAGCAACCTGCTCAAGCTGGTACTGATGGCCAGCCATGTCGATCGCTTTGCCGGGATCGAGCATGACCGTGAAGCGATGCAAGCAGAAAAAGATCCGAAAAAACATCTTGCTCAGGGTGAAGGTCCGCAGATTCATGCCGATAAACGGGAAGATGTCGTTTCCGGTCAGGATGATGTGGACGACTTGCTATCCAGCCTTGGCTTCTAAGGTCAGTTGACGGTTAATTTTAGGGAGCACCCCAATGAGCTTCGGCGCCGATGAAGAGATCCTCCAGGATTTTCTGGTAGAGGCCGGCGAAATTCTCGAGCAATTGTCTGAACAACTGGTCGAGCTTGAAAGTCGCCCGGATGACGCGGACTTGCTCAACGCAATTTTTCGCGGTTTTCACACTGTAAAAGGAGGCGCCGGCTTCCTTCAGTTGCATGAGCTTGTCGAGTGCTGCCACATTGCCGAGAACGTGTTCGACATCCTGCGCAAGGGTGAGCGTCGCGTTAACGCCGAATTGATGGACGTGGTCCTCGAAGCACTGGATACCGTCAACAGCATGTTCGGCCAGGTGCGTGAGCGCAGTGACATCACGCCTGCTACCCCTGAGCTGCTGCAGGCACTGTCACGGCTGGCAGAGCCTGAGTCAGCTGACGAAGTGGCTGCGGTGGCAGCGGCTCCGGAGCCGGCGCCGGAACCGGTGGTCGAGGCGGCTGCACCGGCTGCCGGGGAGGCCGGCTCCGACCTGATCACCGACGATGAGTTCGAGCGGCTGCTCGACTCCCTGCACGGCCCGGCCGGCAGCCCGGTCGCCGCTACGCCGTCTGCGCCAGCCGCGCCTGCGGCTGCAGCGAGTGATGAAATCACCGATCACGAATTCGAAGCGCTGCTCGATCAGTTGCATGGCAAGGGTTCGTTCGATGCCAGCGTCGCCACTGTCAGTGCTGCAGCACCTGCTGTCGCAGCGCCCGCTGGCGCTGCCTCGGATGAAATCACCGACGACGAATTCGAGTCGCTGCTTGATCAGTTGCACGGCAAAGGCTCGTTCAGCGGCGCTGTAGAAGCGGTGGCCGTTGCCCCTGCGGCACCTGCCAGCAGCCCTGCATCGGATGAAATCACCGATCACGAATTTGAAAACCTGCTCGACGAGTTGCACGGCAAGGGCAAGTTCGAACCGGCGGCAGTAAGCGGCGCGGTTGCCGCCGCAGCGCCGGCGGCCAAGCCGCCAGCCCCTGTCGCCAAGGTCGAGCCTGCGGTGGCCAAGCCTGCTGCTGCGCCTGCGCCCGCGGCGGCCAAGCCTGCCGCTGCCGCACCGGCCAGAGCTGCTGCCGCGCCAGCCGAGAAGCCGACCGCGACAGAAGCCGAAACCACGGTGCGCGTCGATACCGCGCGGCTTGACGAGATCATGAACATGGTCGGCGAGTTGGTGCTGGTGCGTAACCGTCTGGTACGCCTTGGCCTCAACAGCGGCAATGAAGCGATGTCCAAGGCGGTTTCCAACCTGGATGTGGTCACCGCCGACCTGCAAACCGCGGTCATGAAGACCCGCATGCAGCCGATCAAGAAAGTCTTCGGCCGCTTTCCGCGTCTGGTTCGTGACCTGGCACGCCAGCTCAAGAAAGAGATCAACCTGGAACTGGTGGGTGAAGAGACCGACCTGGACAAGAACCTGGTCGAGGCGCTCGCTGACCCGTTGGTGCACTTGGTGCGTAACGCGGTCGACCACGGTGTGGAAACTCCTGAGGAGCGTGAGGCCAGCGGCAAGTCACGCAGTGGCCGGGTGGTGCTGTCGGCCGAGCAGGAAGGCGATCACATCCTGTTGTCGATTTCCGATGACGGCAAGGGTATGGACCCGGCCGTGCTGCGCGCCATTGCGGTCAAGCGCGGCGTCATGGACAAGGACGCGGCCGATCGTCTCAGCGACAGCGACTGCTACAACCTGATCTTCGCCCCCGGCTTCTCGACCAAGACCGAGATTTCCGATGTGTCCGGTCGTGGGGTTGGCATGGACGTGGTGAAAACCAAGATTTCCCAGCTCAACGGTACGATCAACATCTATTCGACCAAGGGCCAGGGTTCGAAGATCGTCATCAAGGTGCCGCTGACCCTGGCGATCATGCCGACCCTGATGGTGATGCTCGCCGACCAGGCGTTTGCATTCCCGCTGGTCAACGTCAACGAAATCTTCCACCTCGACCTGTCGACCACCAATGTGGTTGACGGCCAGGAAGTGGTTATCGTGCGCGACAAGGCACTGCCACTGTTCTACCTCAAACGCTGGCTGATCAAGTCGGCAGCTCATGAGGAGCAGCGCGAAGGGCACGTGGTGATTCTGTCGGTCGGCACGCAGCGCATTGGTTTCGTGGTCGATCAACTGGTCGGCCAGGAAGAGGTGGTCATCAAACCGCTGGGCAAGATGCTGCAAGGCACCCCTGGCATGTCGGGCGCCACCATTACCGGTGACGGTCGGATTGCCTTGATCCTTGATGTTCCGAGCATGCTCAAGCGTTACGCCGCACGGCGTATTTGATTCTGGCCCCGGGGCAGTATTGTCCCGGGGTCTATTGGAGTGTTTATGGCAGTCAAGGTCCTGGTGGTGGATGATTCGGGTTTTTTCCGCCGCCGCGTTACGGAAATCCTCTCTTCGGACCCGCTCATTCAGGTGGTCGGTACCGCAACCAACGGCAAGGAAGCCATCGAACAGGCCCTGGCGCTCAAGCCTGATGTGATCACCATGGACTACGAGATGCCGATGATGGACGGCATCACTTCGGTCCGCCACATCATGCAGCGTATCCCTACGCCGGTATTGATGTTCTCCTCCCTGACCCACGAGGGCGCGCGGGTCACACTCGACGCGCTGGATGCCGGTGCGGTCGACTTCCTGCCCAAGAATTTCGAAGACATCTCGCGCAACCCTGACAAGGTCAAACAGTTGCTGTGCGAGAAGATCAACAGCATCGCGCGCAGTAATCGTCGTTTCAGCTCGTTTGGCAGCAGCTCGCAGTCAACGCCTGCGGCTACGGCATCCGCCCCGGCACCTGCGGCCAGCCCGAGTGTGCGGCGCACGCCGCCCCCTGTGGCGCCGGCGCCTGCTCCGGCGGCTACCCGGCCGTTGACCAGTCGCGCGGCGCCGGTCACAGCATCCGCCAGCCCGGCTGCTGCGCCGGCCCATGCTCATCATTCGCCGGCGCCACGGCGCAAGGCCTACAAGCTGGTAGCCATTGGCACCTCCACCGGTGGGCCGGTTGCGTTGCAGCGCGTGTTGACCCAATTGCCTGCCAACTTCCCGGCGCCCATCGTGCTCATCCAGCACATGCCGGCAGCCTTTACCAAGGCGTTTGCCGAGCGCCTCGACAAGTTGTGCAAGATCAGCGTCAAGGAAGCCGAAGACGGTGATCTGCTGCGTCCGGGTCTGGCGTTGCTGGCTCCGGGTGGCAAACAGATGATGGTCGATGGCCGTGGCGCGGTGAAAATCCTGCCCGGTGATGAGCGCCTGAACTACAAGCCGTGCGTGGATATCACCTTTGGCTCGGCGGCCAAGGCCTACGGTGACAAGGTGCTGTCGGTGGTCCTCACCGGAATGGGCGCCGACGGCCGTGAAGGTGCGCGCATGCTCAAGCAGGGCGGCAGCACCGTATGGGCCCAGGATGAGGCCAGTTGCGTGATTTATGGTATGCCGATGGCCATCGTCAAGGCTGATCTGGCGGATGCGGTGTACAGCCTGGACGATATCGGCCGGCACATCGTGGAGGCGTGCCTGTAATGGATGTACTGAGCCTTATCGGCCTGATTCTGGCGTTTGTCGCGATTCTGGGTGGCAATCTGCTTGAGGGTGGGCATGTCAGCTCGCTGGTCAACGGCCCGGCCGCGCTGATCGTGCTGGGCGGCACCCTGGCGGCTGCGTTGTTGCAGGCACCGATGAGTGCGTTCAAACGTGCCGTGCAGATCCTGCGCTGGATTCTGTTTCCGCCACGCATCGATCTGCCTGGCGGCATTGACCGGATCATTGGCTGGAGCATGACGGCGCGCAAGGAAGGCCTGCTGGGGCTGGAGAGCGTGGCAGACACCGAGCCTGACCCTTATGCGCGCAAGGGCCTGCAATTGCTGGTTGATGGCGCGGAGCCGGCGTCGATTCGCAGTATTCTGGAAGTCGATTTCATTACCCAGGAAAACCGCGATATCCAGGCCGCCAAGGTTTACGAAAGCATGGGCGGTTACGCGCCGACCATCGGCATCATCGGTGCGGTCATGGGCCTGATCCACGTGATGGGCAATCTGGCCGACCCGAGCCAGTTGGGTGGCGGTATCGCGGTCGCGTTCGTCGCCACGATCTATGGCGTGGCCAGTGCCAACCTGTTCCTGCTGCCGGTGGCCAACAAACTCAAGGCGATTGCCCTGCGCCAGTCGCGCTACCGCGAGATGCTGCTCGAAGGCCTGCTGTCCATTGCCGAGGGTGAAAACCCGCGCTCCATTGAGCTCAAGCTGCAAGGCTTCATGGAGTAACCGCATGTCCCGTCGCCGCCGCCACGAAGAGCATGAAAATCACGAACGCTGGCTGGTGTCCTACGCGGATTTCATCACCTTGCTGTTCGCCTTTTTTGTGGTGATGTACTCGATTTCGTCACTCAACGAGGGCAAGTACAAGATTCTGTCCCAGGCGCTGGTCGGGGTGTTCAATGACGCTGAGCGGACCATGCAGCCGATTCCGATCGGTGAGCAGCGGCCACAGACCACCCGGCCTGCCGAGCCTCTTCTGAAAGACAGTGAGCAGACCGACGCCGGTATCGGTGCCAAAACGGTCGATCCGTTGCAGGCCATCGCCGATGATGTGCGCGCCGGATTCGGCGACCTGTTGCGCTCCGACCAGATGACCGTGCGTGGCAACGAGTTGTGGGTTGAGATCGAGCTTAATTCCAGCCTGTTGTTCGGCAGCGGTGACGCCATGCCCAGCAATCAGGCCTTCAGCATCATCGAAAGGGTGGCCAATATCGTCAAACGCTTCGATAACCCGGTGCATGTCGAAGGTTTCACAGACGATCAACCGATCAACACCGCGCAGTTCCCGACCAACTGGGAGCTGTCCGCTTCACGGGCGGCGAGCATCGTGCGTCTGCTGGCCATGTACGGCGTCAATCCGGCGCGCATGGCTTCAGTGGGGTACGCTGAGTTTCAGCCAATCGCCAGTAATGCCACCGCGCAGGGGCGGGCGCAGAATCGCCGCGTGGTGCTGGTTATTTCCCGTAACCTGGATGTGCGCCGCAGTCTGACCGCAGGTGGTTCAGCCAATGCCACCCCTGATGCAGCATTACGGCGTGCTGGCACACAAACTGCACCGGCTCCGGCAAGTCCACCGTCAGGCACCAATGCCGTCAATTCTCCGTCACCCGCTCGCTAGAACGGTCAGGGACATTGCCGTGCACAAGGAATACAGCTAAATGAGAGTCTGGGCAGTCGCCAATCAGAAAGGTGGGGTCGGCAAGACCACCACGACCATTGCCCTGGCCGGCCTGCTGGCTGACTCGGGCAAGCGTGTGGTCGTGGTCGATCTGGACCCGCATGGCTCGATGACCAGTTACTTCGGCCATAACCCTGACGAGCTGGAGCACAGCGCTTTCGACCTGTTTCTGCATAAAGGTGCAGTGCCTCAAGGCCTGCCCGGCCAGTTGCTGCTGCCGACCAGCGATCAGCGGATTTCGCTGTTGCCGTCCAGTACCGCACTGGCCACTCTGGAGCGCCAGTCGCCAGGCCAGAGCGGCCTGGGCTTGGTGATTGCCAAAAGCCTTGCGCAACTGTGGCAGGATTTTGACTATGCGCTGATCGACAGCCCACCGTTGTTGGGCGTGTTGATGGTCAATGCGCTGGCGGCCAGTCAGCAACTGGCGATTCCGGTGCAAACCGAGTTTCTCGCGGTCAAGGGCCTGGAACGCATGGTCAACACGCTGGCGATGATCAATCGCTCGCGCAAGGTGCCGTTGCCGTACACCATCGTGCCGACCCTGTTCGATCGACGCACCCAGGCTTCAATGGGCACCCTCAAGCTGCTGCGTGACAGCTTCCCGGAACATGTCTGGAAAGCCTACGTGCCGGTCGACACCCGCCTGCGCGATGCCAGCCGGGCCGGAGTGACCCCTTCGCAGAATGACCCCAAGAGTCGTGGGGTACTGGCCTATCGTGCGTTGCTCAAGCACCTGTTGGCCGAACAACTGACAGCGCAGGTGGCCTGAGGTGACGTTTAAATCCTTGTTCGTGCGCTCAAGCCTGTGCACCCGGCAGCCGATAACCCGGTCAATGAGGCATGGCACTTTTTCTGGTTGGGTTCTGACATGATTCGCCCCGTAGATTTGGCAACCCGGCCACAGGTGGCTTTGCAGTCGTATCTGGATGCGCTGCTGCAAGACGTCACCGACGAGCTGTTGGTGGTGCCGGCGCCGGTTGATCATTTCGATGAATTCAAGGCGGCTGTGCTTGAAGAGCAGGCGCATGACGCCCGTATGCTGGCACCCAAACCGCTGGCAGTGGCTGTCGCGGCGCCGGCACCGGTGGCAGTACCGGTTGCTGTTGCGGTCCAGGCCAAGGTTCAGGCCAGGGTCGAGCTGCCGGTTCCGGTGGTGGTGCCTGAAGTGGTGGTGCCCAAGCTCGAGGTTCCGGTCGTCGAGGCGCTGGAGTCGGCCATTGCGCGGGCCGAGCCAGTGGCTGAGCTCAACACCCGGCTCGATCAGAGCCCGCCACCACCACCGGCCACCGATGGGCGTCCGGACTGGGCTGCCGAGCCGTTCGAGTGCCTGTTGTTCGATGTGGCGGGTTTGACCCTGGCGGTGCCGTTGGTGTGTCTGGGGGCGATCTATTCTCTGGAAGGGCAGGAACTGACGCCGCTGTTTGGTCAGCCTGACTGGTTCCTGGGCATCCTGCCGTGCCAGGCCGGCAACCTGAAGGTGCTCGACACCGCCCGCTGGGTCATGCCGGACCGCTATCGGGAAGATTTCCGCCAGGGATTGAAGTATGTGATTTCGGTACAAGGTTACGAGTGGGGGTTGGCGGTGCATCAGGTCAGCCGTTCGCTGCGCCTGGACCCGCAGGAAATCAAGTGGCGCGCCCAGCGCGGTCATCGGCCATGGCTGGCCGGTACAGTGATTGAGCATATGTGCGCCTTGCTCGATGTTGCACAGTTGGCCGAGTTGATCGCCAGTGGCGCGGTCAAGCAAATGAACACGCTCAGATAATCGATAATCATTGGCTGGCGCTTGTTGCGCTGCCTGCACAGCACTAGGTGAGGGGTTGGAAACATGAATAAGTCGTCTGCACAAGGTTCCGAAGATCCCATCCTGCAGTGGGTGACCTTCCGTCTGGACAACGAGTCGTACGGCATCAATGTGATGCAGGTCCAGGAAGTGCTGCGCTACACCGAAATCGCGCCGGTGCCAGGTGCTCCCAGCTATGTGCTGGGTATCATCAACCTGCGCGGTAACGTGGTCACGGTGATCGACACGCGCCAGCGCTTTGGTCTGGCCCCGGTCGAGGTCAGTGACAACACCCGGATCGTGATCATCGAAGCCGACAAGCAGGTGGTCGGTATCCTGGTCGACAGCGTGGCGGAAGTGGTCTATCTGCGTCAGTCCGAAGTCGAGACCGCGCCGAACGTGGGTAACGATGAGTCGGCCAAGTTCATTCAGGGCGTGTGCAACAAGAACGGCGAATTGCTGATTCTGGTTGAGCTGGACAAGATGATGACCGAGGAAGAATGGTCCGAGCTGGAGAACATCTGACCGATGCTGTGGATCGCTGTCGGTGTTCTGGGCATGCTCTGGGTCGTGACCCTGGTTGTGCTGCTGAATCATATCAAGCGCCAGCGTCAGCTCGATGAGCAGCGTAGCAAGGCTGATGAAGCCCGTGAGCAACGTCTGCGCGAGCTGGCCCGGCGAGTGGAAAACTTCCAGAAGGGCACGGTCGGCATGGGCGAGGATCTGCACGAACTGCGTGCCATCGTCGCCGTGTTGCCGGACAAGATCACGGCCCTGGAGCAACGTGATCCTTCGACCCTGACCTTTGCCCAGGCGGCGCGGCTGGTGGGGATGGGGGCCAGCGTCGAAGAGCTCACCCAGTCTTGCGGCCTGACCCAGGCCGAAGCGCAACTGATGAGCAAGCTGCACAAGAACAGTTGAAGGCGGCAAGCCACGAGCGGCATGGATGCCGCTTGTGGCTTGAAGTTCGCGCCTAGCGCCCTCTGAGCGGGGTGATGTCTTTTTCCCGCGGTGGGTCATTCGGCCCCTGGCCCGCCGGAAACTTGCCCTTCAAATGCCAGGCAAAAGCGATGATTTCGGCGATGGTGCGATACAGCTCCTG comes from the Pseudomonas sp. StFLB209 genome and includes:
- a CDS encoding DUF2802 domain-containing protein encodes the protein MLWIAVGVLGMLWVVTLVVLLNHIKRQRQLDEQRSKADEAREQRLRELARRVENFQKGTVGMGEDLHELRAIVAVLPDKITALEQRDPSTLTFAQAARLVGMGASVEELTQSCGLTQAEAQLMSKLHKNS
- a CDS encoding chemotaxis response regulator CheY, with product MKILIVDDFSTMRRIIKNLLRDLGFTNTSEADDGLTALPMLQSGAFDFLVTDWNMPGMSGIDLLRQVRQDERLKNIPVLMVTAEAKREQIIEAAQAGVNGYVVKPFTAQVLQEKIEKIFERVNS
- a CDS encoding CheW domain-containing protein, with protein sequence MIRPVDLATRPQVALQSYLDALLQDVTDELLVVPAPVDHFDEFKAAVLEEQAHDARMLAPKPLAVAVAAPAPVAVPVAVAVQAKVQARVELPVPVVVPEVVVPKLEVPVVEALESAIARAEPVAELNTRLDQSPPPPPATDGRPDWAAEPFECLLFDVAGLTLAVPLVCLGAIYSLEGQELTPLFGQPDWFLGILPCQAGNLKVLDTARWVMPDRYREDFRQGLKYVISVQGYEWGLAVHQVSRSLRLDPQEIKWRAQRGHRPWLAGTVIEHMCALLDVAQLAELIASGAVKQMNTLR
- the motD gene encoding flagellar motor protein MotD, which codes for MSRRRRHEEHENHERWLVSYADFITLLFAFFVVMYSISSLNEGKYKILSQALVGVFNDAERTMQPIPIGEQRPQTTRPAEPLLKDSEQTDAGIGAKTVDPLQAIADDVRAGFGDLLRSDQMTVRGNELWVEIELNSSLLFGSGDAMPSNQAFSIIERVANIVKRFDNPVHVEGFTDDQPINTAQFPTNWELSASRAASIVRLLAMYGVNPARMASVGYAEFQPIASNATAQGRAQNRRVVLVISRNLDVRRSLTAGGSANATPDAALRRAGTQTAPAPASPPSGTNAVNSPSPAR
- the fliA gene encoding RNA polymerase sigma factor FliA — protein: MTASGYQMYSKASRNSQYELIERYAPLVKRIAYHLLARLPASVQVEDLIQAGMIGLLEVSTKYDSTKGASFETYAGIRIRGAMLDEVRKGDWAPRSVHRNTRMVSDAIRAIEARTGRDAKDHEVAAELQLSLDDYYAILNDTLGSRLFSFDDLLQDGEHDGLHEDGASGSLEPSRDLEDERFQKALADAIANLPERERLVLALYYDEELNLKEIGEVLGVSESRVSQLHSQCAARLRGRLGEWRAR
- a CDS encoding ParA family protein gives rise to the protein MRVWAVANQKGGVGKTTTTIALAGLLADSGKRVVVVDLDPHGSMTSYFGHNPDELEHSAFDLFLHKGAVPQGLPGQLLLPTSDQRISLLPSSTALATLERQSPGQSGLGLVIAKSLAQLWQDFDYALIDSPPLLGVLMVNALAASQQLAIPVQTEFLAVKGLERMVNTLAMINRSRKVPLPYTIVPTLFDRRTQASMGTLKLLRDSFPEHVWKAYVPVDTRLRDASRAGVTPSQNDPKSRGVLAYRALLKHLLAEQLTAQVA
- a CDS encoding protein-glutamate methylesterase/protein-glutamine glutaminase, which gives rise to MAVKVLVVDDSGFFRRRVTEILSSDPLIQVVGTATNGKEAIEQALALKPDVITMDYEMPMMDGITSVRHIMQRIPTPVLMFSSLTHEGARVTLDALDAGAVDFLPKNFEDISRNPDKVKQLLCEKINSIARSNRRFSSFGSSSQSTPAATASAPAPAASPSVRRTPPPVAPAPAPAATRPLTSRAAPVTASASPAAAPAHAHHSPAPRRKAYKLVAIGTSTGGPVALQRVLTQLPANFPAPIVLIQHMPAAFTKAFAERLDKLCKISVKEAEDGDLLRPGLALLAPGGKQMMVDGRGAVKILPGDERLNYKPCVDITFGSAAKAYGDKVLSVVLTGMGADGREGARMLKQGGSTVWAQDEASCVIYGMPMAIVKADLADAVYSLDDIGRHIVEACL
- a CDS encoding chemotaxis protein CheA — encoded protein: MSFGADEEILQDFLVEAGEILEQLSEQLVELESRPDDADLLNAIFRGFHTVKGGAGFLQLHELVECCHIAENVFDILRKGERRVNAELMDVVLEALDTVNSMFGQVRERSDITPATPELLQALSRLAEPESADEVAAVAAAPEPAPEPVVEAAAPAAGEAGSDLITDDEFERLLDSLHGPAGSPVAATPSAPAAPAAAASDEITDHEFEALLDQLHGKGSFDASVATVSAAAPAVAAPAGAASDEITDDEFESLLDQLHGKGSFSGAVEAVAVAPAAPASSPASDEITDHEFENLLDELHGKGKFEPAAVSGAVAAAAPAAKPPAPVAKVEPAVAKPAAAPAPAAAKPAAAAPARAAAAPAEKPTATEAETTVRVDTARLDEIMNMVGELVLVRNRLVRLGLNSGNEAMSKAVSNLDVVTADLQTAVMKTRMQPIKKVFGRFPRLVRDLARQLKKEINLELVGEETDLDKNLVEALADPLVHLVRNAVDHGVETPEEREASGKSRSGRVVLSAEQEGDHILLSISDDGKGMDPAVLRAIAVKRGVMDKDAADRLSDSDCYNLIFAPGFSTKTEISDVSGRGVGMDVVKTKISQLNGTINIYSTKGQGSKIVIKVPLTLAIMPTLMVMLADQAFAFPLVNVNEIFHLDLSTTNVVDGQEVVIVRDKALPLFYLKRWLIKSAAHEEQREGHVVILSVGTQRIGFVVDQLVGQEEVVIKPLGKMLQGTPGMSGATITGDGRIALILDVPSMLKRYAARRI
- a CDS encoding protein phosphatase CheZ; this translates as MDNNDSLGDFESTLKKHAHELVASLEKGKFGDAVQLIHELNQARDRGLYQEVGKLTRELHSAIVNFHIDPQMPQAEEVSQITDAAERLSYVVRLTEGAANRTMDLVEQSTPLMNSLSDDAKALSADWGRFMRREIGAEEFRDLAKRVDGFLSRTEKESHAVASHLNDILLAQDYQDLTGQVIKRVTQLVTEVESNLLKLVLMASHVDRFAGIEHDREAMQAEKDPKKHLAQGEGPQIHADKREDVVSGQDDVDDLLSSLGF
- a CDS encoding chemotaxis protein CheW, translating into MNKSSAQGSEDPILQWVTFRLDNESYGINVMQVQEVLRYTEIAPVPGAPSYVLGIINLRGNVVTVIDTRQRFGLAPVEVSDNTRIVIIEADKQVVGILVDSVAEVVYLRQSEVETAPNVGNDESAKFIQGVCNKNGELLILVELDKMMTEEEWSELENI
- a CDS encoding flagellar motor protein, whose protein sequence is MDVLSLIGLILAFVAILGGNLLEGGHVSSLVNGPAALIVLGGTLAAALLQAPMSAFKRAVQILRWILFPPRIDLPGGIDRIIGWSMTARKEGLLGLESVADTEPDPYARKGLQLLVDGAEPASIRSILEVDFITQENRDIQAAKVYESMGGYAPTIGIIGAVMGLIHVMGNLADPSQLGGGIAVAFVATIYGVASANLFLLPVANKLKAIALRQSRYREMLLEGLLSIAEGENPRSIELKLQGFME